The sequence TATTTAGTTCCGGGTGAATATTATATAACACTTACGGCATCAAATATAGATTATAGTGATACTGAATATAAAGATATTTTTGTAGAAGGGCAGACAGTAAGCATTTCTGATTATAGTTCAGATAACTTTTCTGATGTTGATTATGGGTCAATAATAATATATCTATACAAAACAGAAGCAGATATGAACAATGACGAAAATGATATTGCATTTGTAATACTAAACAAAGGAGAGAGTGATTATATTCCGAATTTGAAAGAAGAAACCTCTTATTATATAAAAGGATGGAATTACATAAACGATCAGGCTTATGAGGGAATGAATAGTTTTATTGCAAAAAAGAATGAACTCACTTATGCCGGAATATTTTTAACTGAAATAAAATAATTAATTTTTCAAAAATAGTATGAGAGATTTTGTGAACTTAAAGATGCAAATAAAATCTCTCATGCTATATAAATAATAGGATTGAGATACTATGAACCAATTAACCGATAATTCCGTAACAATTTAACAATGAAGCAATGAAACAACAATTTAATTCAACAAATCCTTTTCAGATGAATAATACTGAATTAATACTTTCAATAGACGTAGGAACTCAATCAATAAGAGCGGTAATTATTGATTTAAACGGCAATATTATTGACATTGAAAAGACTGTAATTGAAGCCTATTATTCGACACAACCG is a genomic window of Bacteroidales bacterium containing:
- a CDS encoding PKD domain-containing protein, with product MKKIFIFMTITSFIFGSCKKDEVTPTPVADFTYEQQDLYGEASDKGYKVVFTQNCTDATSYDWSFYNVYDGENGSDVTGSGETFDYHYLVPGEYYITLTASNIDYSDTEYKDIFVEGQTVSISDYSSDNFSDVDYGSIIIYLYKTEADMNNDENDIAFVILNKGESDYIPNLKEETSYYIKGWNYINDQAYEGMNSFIAKKNELTYAGIFLTEIK